The proteins below come from a single Gossypium raimondii isolate GPD5lz chromosome 2, ASM2569854v1, whole genome shotgun sequence genomic window:
- the LOC105781143 gene encoding uncharacterized protein LOC105781143 produces the protein MTNFEKETSKAYSQRQLKKRWDTLKKEWKAWKKLKGRDTGLGWNPIKEPLMHQMIGGRVVPEAQKFRTSSIDLEFEGKLDQMFRGIVATGDKAWAPSSSTLRSHFF, from the exons ATGACCAACTTCGAGAAAGAAACAAGCAAGGCTTATTCACAAAGACAACTTAAAAAGAGGTGGGATACCCTAAAAAAAGAATGGAAGGCTTGGAAGAAACTTAAAGGCAGAGATACTGGTCTAGGGTGGAATCCTATAAAAGAACCGTTGATGCATCAGATGATTGGTGGGAGA GTTGTGCCTGAAGCTCAAAAATTTAGAACATCAAGTATTGATCTTGAATTCGAAGGGAAGTTGGACCAAATGTTCAGGGGTATAGTTGCAACAGGTGATAAAGCATGGGCACCTTCTTCTAGTACACTCCGTAGTCATTTTTTTTGA